A window of the Citrus sinensis cultivar Valencia sweet orange chromosome 9, DVS_A1.0, whole genome shotgun sequence genome harbors these coding sequences:
- the LOC102611188 gene encoding 1-phosphatidylinositol-3-phosphate 5-kinase FAB1A-like, producing the protein MGTPDNKLSDLLDVVRSWIPRRSEPANVSRDFWMPDQSCRVCYECDSQFTVFNRRHHCRLCGLVFCAKCTTNSVPASFDESRTGREDSERIRVCNYCFRQWEQGIGALDNGTTQAPSPGLSPSASATSLASTKSSCTCYSSSGTVSSTPYSTGPYQHVPYTSCVSPRQSEQMDPLIVEQENVKSESSTNSSAAIVVNSSSNQSGFSMNRSDDEDDDYRIYTSDLDTRQYSLPNDYYGDVNIDNIDHTYGAQEVDHVRENINRRSLSCKLSENFDTQGLKKIKEHGDKIHEQYDVDECEAPLYDEEATEYEPVDFEKEGLLWIPPEPADEEDEREAILFDDDDDEGGTGEWGYLRSSNSFGSGEYRNRDKSGEEHRKALKNVVEGHFRALVAQLLQVENLPVGDENDRESWLEIITSLSWEAATLLKPDMSKCGGMDPGEYVKVKCLACGRRSESMVVKGVVCKKNVAHRRMTSKIDKPRFLILGGALEYQRVANHLSSVDTLLQQEMDHLKMAVTKIDAHHPNVLLVEKSVSRYAQEYLLAKDISLVLNIKRPLLERIARCTGAQIVPSIDHLTSQKLGYCDTFHVEKFLEEHGSAGQGGKKLSKTLMFVEGCPKPLGCTILLKGANGDNLKKAKHVVQYGVFAAYHLALETSFLADEGASLPQLPLKSPITVALPVKPSNIDRSISTIPGFMTPATGKPLSPKLNNELQKSNKGLISNSLSTTNVKSLSSFEGDNSTSHLEGPHSQNMDMQPSLSSTEATASSISLYPTKQDISNFYQKDSSPKHASKEEIKVGPKESLKFLMDDNAVSNCFGTTEPSRRVAGWSLVDGNAFASNHQASPELVSSKQDSNNNNEERGSSKEEFPPSPSDHRSILVSLSTRCVWKGSVCERPHLFRIKYYGSTDNPLGRFLRDNLFDQSYRCRSCDMPSEAHVHCYTHRQGSLTISVKKLSEILLPGEREGKIWMWHRCLRCPRTNGFPPATRRVVMSDAAWGLSFGKFLELSFSNHAAASRVANCGHSLHRDCLRFYGFGQMVACFRYASIDVNSVYLPPPKIEFNYDTQGWIKEEANEVRRRAELLFKDVRHTLQDLSKKIAVGSEDGSMKTAEARVHISELEGMQQKDEVEFEESLQQALCKEVKLGLPAIDILEINRLRRQILFHSCVWDQRLIRAASLVNSYLREGTNAFVPKLKEKPVSPVEKPVDVNAAFKPSKGFSSCGSLPLEVKPGAHCNRGISGDIHEPHRVQKESGVDQDPSYKEADQFLSSSESVGYKPEPQESGKLVRRALSDGEFPKMADLSDTLDAAWTGENHPANVIGKESGYSLPDPTLVDSSSKLNSVAASTAEQGGLEVVRSLSSVSSTKGTENMTNSRGMVGMPFSSFYSSFNKNSSLNAQKLTVSEYNPTYVMSLWDSERLSGARLFLPVGVNDTIVPVYDDEPTSVIAYTLVSSDYHVQISEFERAKDAADSAAASAIFDSVNLLSVSSFDDNTSDRDKSLGSADEAVFSTSGSRGSQVLDPLSYTKDLHARISFTDDGLLGKVKYTVTCYFAKRFDALRRMCCHSELDFIRSLSRCKKWGAQGGKSNVFFAKTLDDRFIIKQVPKTELESFIKFGPAYFKYLSESISTGSPTCLAKILGIYQVASKHFKGGKESKMDLLVMENLLFRRNITRLYDLKGSSRSRYNADTSGSNKVLLDQNLIEAMPTSPIFVGSKAKRLLERAVWNDTAFLASIDVMDYSLLVGIDEEKHELVLGIIDFMRQYTWDKHLETWVKTSGILGGPKNTSPTVISPQQYKKRFRKAMTTYFLMLPEQWTPPSIIHSGSQSDLCEENTHGGASFD; encoded by the exons CGACAACAAACTGTCCGACTTGCTAGATGTAGTGAGATCTTGGATCCCTCGTAGGAGTGAGCCAGCGAATGTGTCGAGGGACTTTTGGATGCCAGATCAGAGCTGTAGGGTATGCTACGAGTGTGACTCCCAATTCACTGTATTCAATCGCAGGCATCATTGTCGACTTTGTGGACTAGTCTTCTGTGCCAAGTGTACTACAAACTCGGTTCCTGCATCATTTGATGAGTCAAGGACTGGTCGTGAAGATTCAGAGAGGATTAGGGTTTGTAATTATTGCTTCAGGCAATGGGAACAGGGCATAGGAGCACTTGATAATGGGACTACCCAAGCACCCAGTCCTGGTCTCAGTCCGTCGGCATCCGCTACAAGTTTGGCTAGCACCAAATCCAGCTGTACGTGTTACAGTAGCAGCGGCACTGTTAGTTCAACTCCCTACTCAACTGGACCTTATCAGCACGTGCCGTACACTTCCTGTGTTAGCCCACGACAGTCTGAGCAAATGGATCCTCTTATTGTTGAGCAAGAGAACGTAAAATCTGAGAGTAGCACAAATTCTAGTGCTGCCATAGTGGTTAATTCTTCTTCTAACCAATCTGGCTTCAGCATGAATAG GAgtgatgatgaggatgatgaCTATCGCATTTATACCTCAGATTTAGACACAAGGCAATACTCTCTGCCTAATGACTATTATGGTGATGTAAATATAGATAATATTGATCACACTTACGGAGCACAAGAAGTGGATCATGTTCGAGAGAACATCAACAGGAGAAGTTTAAGTTGCAAGTTATCTGAGAATTTTGATACTCAGGGTTTGAAAAAGATCAAAGAACATGGGGATAAAATACATGAACAGTATGATGTTGATGAGTGTGAAGCTCCTCTGTATGATGAGGAGGCTACAGAATACGAACCTGTGGATTTTGAGAAGGAAGGCCTACTTTGGATCCCTCCAGAGCCAGCGGATGAAGAGGATGAGAGAGAAGCAATTCTAttcgatgatgatgatgatgaaggtGGAACAGGAGAGTGGGGATATTTACGCTCTTCGAACAGCTTTGGTAGTGGGGAATACCGCAATAGAGATAAATCAGGTGAAGAGCACAGGAAAGCCTTGAAGAATGTGGTAGAAGGGCATTTTAGAGCTTTGGTTGCTCAACTTCTGCAAGTTGAAAACCTTCCAGTGGGTGATGAAAATGACAGAGAGAGTTGGTTAGAAATAATCACATCTTTGTCATGGGAAGCAGCCACACTTCTTAAACCAGATATGAGCAAGTGTGGAGGAATGGATCCTGGAGAATATGTAAAAGTTAAATGCTTAGCTTGTGGGCGACGCAGTGAGAG CATGGTGGTTAAAGGAGTTGTTTGCAAGAAAAACGTGGCTCACCGACGAATGACATCAAAAATAGATAAACCGCGTTTTCTAATCCTTGGAGGAGCTTTGGAGTATCAGCGTGTTGCTAACCACTTATCGAGTGTTGATACGCTGTTGCAGCAG GAAATGGACCATTTGAAGATGGCAGTTACGAAGATTGATGCTCATCACCCGAATGTGCTTCTAGTAGAGAAGTCAGTTTCCCGGTATGCACAAGAGTATCTTCTTGCAAAAGACATATCACTTGTTCTGAATATTAAGAGACCGCTTCTAGAACGTATAGCCCGCTGCACTGGTGCACAAATAGTTCCGTCAATTGATCATCTCACGTCACAGAAACTGGGATATTGTGACACGTTCCATGTGGAGAAATTTCTTGAAGAACATGGCAGTGCAGGACAAGGTGGGAAGAAATTGTCAAAGACGCTAATGTTCGTTGAGGGTTGTCCTAAGCCTTTGGGGTGCACC ATTTTGCTGAAGGGCGCCAATGGCGATAACCTGAAGAAGGCGAAACATGTGGTTCAGTATGGAGTTTTTGCAGCTTATCATCTGGCTCTAGAGACGTCTTTTCTGGCTGATGAAGGCGCTTCGCTTCCACAACTCCCTCTGAAATCACCAATAACTGTTGCATTACCTGTTAAACCATCAAATATTGATAGGTCCATTTCTACTATACCTGGTTTTATGACCCCTGCCACAGGGAAGCCTTTATCTCCTAAACTTAACAATGAACTGCAGAAGTCAAACAAAGGCCTTATCTCCAATAGTCTCTCAACAACCAATGTTAAATCTTTGTCCTCATTTGAAGGGGACAATTCAACTTCCCATCTTGAAGGTCCTCATTCTCAGAATATGGACATGCAACCTTCCCTAAGCTCTACTGAGGCTACTGCTTCCTCCATTTCCTTGTACCCGACAAAGcaagatatatcaaatttttacCAGAAAGATTCCTCCCCAAAACATGCCTCTAAGGAGGAAATTAAAGTGGGTCCTAAAGAATCTCTCAAGTTTTTGATGGATGATAATGCTGTTTCTAATTGTTTTGGCACCACAGAGCCATCAAGACGAGTTGCGGGCTGGAGTCTTGTGGATGGTAATGCATTTGCTTCCAATCACCAAGCTAGTCCAGAGTTAGTGTCCTCGAAACAagatagtaataataacaatgagGAAAGGGGATCTTCAAAGGAAGAGTTTCCTCCCTCCCCTTCAGATCATCGGAGCATTTTGGTTTCCTTATCAACTCGCTGTGTGTGGAAGGGCAGTGTATGTGAACGGCCGCATCTCTTTCGAATCAAATACTATGGTAGCACTGATAACCCCTTGGGGCGCTTTCTAcgtgataatttatttgatcag AGTTATCGCTGTCGTTCTTGTGACATGCCTTCAGAAGCACATGTCCATTGTTATACTCATCGGCAGGGCAGTCTTACAATATCTGTCAAAAAACTCTCAGAGATCCTCTTACCAGGGGAACGGGAAGGAAAAATTTGGATGTGGCACAGATGCCTCCGTTGTCCTAGGACCAATGGATTTCCTCCAGCTACTAGGAGAGTAGTAATGTCCGATGCTGCCTGGGGTCTAtcttttggaaaatttttggAGCTGAGCTTTTCTAATCATGCTGCTGCAAGCAGAGTTGCAAATTGCGGCCATTCCCTTCACAGGGATTGTCTCCGTTTTTATgg TTTTGGGCAAATGGTTGCTTGTTTCCGCTATGCTTCAATTGACGTTAATTCTGTTTATCTTCCTCCTCCAAAAATTGAGTTCAACTATGATACTCAGGGTTGgataaaagaagaagcaaatgAG GTGCGTAGAAGGGCGGAACTCCTTTTTAAGGACGTGCGCCATACTCTTCAAGACTTATCAAAGAAAATAGCTGTAGGGTCAGAGGACGGGAGCATGAAAACAGCGGAAGCAAGAGTTCATATCTCAGAATTGGAAGGGATGCAACAAAAGGATGAAGTAGAATTTGAG GAGTCTTTACAACAAGCATTGTGTAAGGAGGTAAAGCTTGGCCTCCCTGCAATTGATATTCTTGAGATCAATAGGTTGCGGAGGCAGATACTGTTCCATTCCTGCGTTTGGGACCAACGCCTGATACGTGCAGCCAGTTTAGTTAACAGCTATCTGCGGGAAGGAACAAATGCTTTTGTTCCAAAACTTAAGGAGAAGCCTGTCAGTCCTGTGGAGAAGCCTGTTGATGTAAATGCAGCTTTCAAGCCAAGTAAAGGCTTTAGTAGTTGTGGCTCTCTTCCGTTGGAGGTGAAGCCTGGCGCGCATTGTAACCGGGGAATTTCTGGTGACATTCATGAGCCACACAGAGTTCAGAAAGAAAGTGGTGTGGATCAAGACCCAAGTTATAAGGAGGCTGATCAGTTCCTTTCTTCTAGTGAAAGTGTCGGTTATAAACCTGAACCTCAGGAATCTGGGAAACTTGTACGAAGGGCCCTTTCAGATGGAGAGTTTCCTAAAATGGCCGATTTATCTGATACCCTTGATGCAGCATGGACTGGGGAAAATCATCCAGCAAATGTCATTGGTAAAGAGTCTGGCTATTCTCTTCCCGATCCAACCTTGGTTGATTCCTCAAGCAAGTTAAATTCAGTTGCAGCAAGTACTGCTGAACAAGGCGGGCTTGAGGTGGTGCGTTCTCTTAGCTCTGTATCATCTACCAAGGGGACTGAAAATATGACAAATTCCAGGGGCATGGTTGGGATGCccttttcaagtttttacagTTCATTTAACAAGAATTCTTCATTGAATGCTCAAAAGCTTACCGTTTCAGAGTACAACCCAACCTATGTCATGTCCCTCTGGGATTCAGAACGACTAAGTGGTGCCAGGCTGTTTCTACCCGTTGGTGTTAATGACACCATTGTGCCTGTTTATGATGATGAGCCTACTAGTGTTATAGCGTATACACTTGTCTCATCAGATTATCATGTCCAGATTTCTGAGTTTGAGAGAGCAAAAGATGCCGCTGATTCTGCAGCTGCTTCGGCAATTTTTGATTCAGTGAATCTACTTTCTGTCAGctcttttgatgataataCCTCTGATAGGGATAAAAGTCTTGGTTCAGCCGATGAGGCAGTCTTTTCGACGTCTGGGTCCCGGGGATCCCAGGTTCTTGACCCACTGTCGTACACTAAGGACTTGCATGCCAGAATTTCTTTTACAGATGATGGCCTTCTCGGGAAAGTAAAGTATACAGTAACCTGTTACTTTGCAAAGCGCTTTGATGCCTTGAGGAGGATGTGTTGCCATTCTGAGTTGGATTTCATACGGTCTCTAAGTCGCTGCAAGAAGTGGGGTGCCCAGGGTGGAAAGAGTAATGTATTCTTCGCAAAAACCTTAGACGATCGCTTTATCATCAAACAAGTTCCAAAGACCGAGTTGGAGTCGTTCATCAAGTTTGGGCCGGCATATTTCAAGTATTTATCTGAATCTATTAGTACGGGAAGCCCAACATGCCTGGCAAAGATCTTGGGTATTTATCAg GTTGCGTCAAAGCACTTTAAAGGAGGGAAGGAATCAAAAATGGATCTCTTAGTAATGGAGAATCTTCTCTTTAGGCGCAACATTACACGGCTTTACGACCTTAAAGGATCATCTCGTTCACGATATAACGCAGATACAAGCGGTAGTAATAAAGTTCTGCTAGACCAGAATTTGATTGAAGCAATGCCGACGTCTCCAATTTTTGTGGGAAGCAAGGCAAAAAGGTTGCTGGAGAGAGCTGTCTGGAATGATACTGCATTTCTTGCT TCAATTGATGTCATGGACTATTCTTTGCTTGTTGGCATCGATGAGGAAAAGCACGAGCTGGTGCTTGGGATCATTGATTTCATGAGGCAATATACGTGGGACAAGCACCTTGAAACATGGGTGAAAACCTCGGGCATTCTTGGTGGACCAAAGAACACATCTCCAACTGTGATCTCTCCCCAGCAGTACAAGAAACGGTTCAGGAAGGCTATGACAACTTATTTTCTTATGTTGCCAGAACAGTGGACTCCCCCATCGATCATTCACAGTGGATCCCAGTCAGATCTCTGTGAAGAGAACACACACGGTGGTGCCTCCTTTGATTGA
- the LOC102610880 gene encoding conserved oligomeric Golgi complex subunit 3, whose amino-acid sequence MANKSAPPPSLPKSGAVSRGYNFASTWEQNAPLSEQQQAAIGSLFHVVAERPFPVNLTQEHIPGQDNGLSVATKDHSFGESDAIEAVLVNTNQFYNWFTDLELAMKSETEEKYRHYVNTLMGRIQTCDDILQQVDETLDLFNELQLQHHAVATKTKTLHDACDRLVIEKQRLIEFAEAVQSKLKYFDELENIAASFYSPNMNVGNGNFFHLLKRLDECILYVEGNPQYAESSVYLLKFRQLQSRALGMIRSHVLSVLKSASSQVQAAIRSSGGSKTSMSEGVEASLIYVRFKAAASELKPVLEEIESRSLKKEYVQILEECHKLYCEQRLSLVKGIVQQRISEFSKKETLPSLTRSGCAYLMQVCQLEHQLFDHFFPSSSEDISSLAPLIDPLSTFLYDILRPKLIHETNVDLLCELVDILKVEVLGEQLSRRSESLAGLRPTLERILADVHERLTFRARTHIRDEIANYIPSDEDLNYPSKLEQSAGTKLETTPADENPDVYKTWYPPLEKTVSCLLKLYQCLEQAVFTGLAQEAVEVCSESIQKASKLIAKRSTPMDGQLFLIKYLLILREQIAPFDIEFSVTHKELDFSHLLEHLRRILRGQASLFDWSRSTSLARTLSPRVLESQIDAKKELEKSLKATCEEFIMAVTKLVVDPMLSFVAKVTAVKVALSSGNQNQNVDSLMAKPLKDQAFATPDKVAELVHKVNAAIQQELPPVMAKMKLYLQNPSTRTILFKPVKTNIVEAHIQVQSLLKAEYMPEEQSIINMVSMPDLQAQLDSLL is encoded by the exons ATGGCAAACAAATCTGCACCACCTCCAAGTCTCCCGAAATCTGGAGCTGTCTCCAGAGGCTACAACTTCGCCTCTACTTGGGAACAG AATGCTCCGTTGTCAGAACAACAACAAGCGGCTATAGGCTCGCTGTTTCATGTTGTAGCTGAGCGTCCTTTTCCTGTCAATTTG ACACAAGAGCATATCCCTGGCCAAGACAATGGCTTATCCGTGGCCACGAAGGATCACTCTTTTGGAGAATCTGACGCTATTGAAGCAGTTCTAGTCAATACAAATCAG TTTTACAATTGGTTTACAGATCTCGAATTAGCCATGAAGTCTGAG ACAGAGGAGAAGTATCGGCATTACGTCAACACTTTAATGGGGCGCATTCAAACATGTGATGATATACTTCAGCAA GTAGATGAGACCCTTGACTTGTTTAATGAGTTACAGCTTCAACATCATGCTGTGGCAACAAAGACTAAAACACTTCATGATGCATGCGACCGTTTG GTAATAGAAAAGCAAAGACTGATTGAGTTTGCAGAAGCAGTTCAGAGTAAGCTTAAGTACTTTGACGAATTGGAGAAT ATTGCTGCCAGTTTTTATTCTCCAAACATGAATGTTGGAAATGGGAACTTCTTCCACCTGCTCAAACGGCTTGATGAATGCATATT GTATGTTGAAGGCAACCCCCAATATGCAGAATCAAGTGTTTACTTGCTCAAATTTCGACAGCTTCAG TCTCGAGCTTTGGGCATGATTCGTAGTCATGTACTTTCTGTTCTCAAAAGTGCTTCTTCTCAG GTCCAAGCAGCAATTCGGAGCAGTGGTGGTAGCAAAACATCTATGTCCGAGGGTGTAGAGGCATCGCTAATTTATGTCCGTTTCAAGGCAGCTGCTAGTGAG CTTAAGCCAGTGttggaagaaattgaaagcaGATCATTGAAAAAAGAGTATGTTCAGATCCTTGAAGAATGCCACAAATTGTACTGTGAACAGCGGCTTTCTTTG GTGAAAGGCATAGTGCAACAGCGAATATCTgaattttccaaaaaagaaactttGCCATCATTGACGAGATCAGGATGTGCATATCTAATGCAG GTCTGTCAGCTTGAGCATCAATTATTTGATCACTTTTTTCCATCTTCTTCAGAGGATATTTCAAGTTTGGCCCCATTGATAGATCCCTT GTCTACATTCCTGTATGATATACTGCGTCCAAAACTCATTCATGAAACAAATGTTGACCTTCTTTGTGAACTTGTTGATATACTGAAAGTTGAAGTCTTGGGAGAACAACTCAGTAGACGAAGTGAGTCACTAGCTGGGTTGCGTCCTACTTTAGAAAGAATTTTAGCAGACGTTCATGAGCGATTGACTTTTCGCGCTCGAACACATATTCGTGATGAG ATAGCAAATTATATTCCTTCAGATGAAGACTTAAATTACCCTTCAAAGTTGGAGCAATCTGCTGGGACAAAATTGGAGACTACTCCT GCCGATGAAAACCCAGATGTATACAAAACTTGGTACCCACCTCTAGAGAAAACTGTATCTTGTCTTTTGAAGCTGTATCAGTGTTTAGAACAAGCAGTTTTCACTGGTTTGGCACAG gAAGCAGTGGAAGTTTGTTCAGAGTCAATCCAA AAAGCTAGCAAGCTCATTGCAAAGAGATCGACACCAATGGATGGACAGCTCTTTCTTATCAAGTATCTTTTGATCTTAAGGGAACAG ATTGCTCCATTTGATATAGAATTTTCTGTTACGCATAAGGAACTTGATTTCTCACATTTGCTG GAGCACCTGAGAAGGATACTTAGAGGTCAAGCTTCACTTTTTGACTGGTCAAGATCAACCTCGTTGGCAAGGACCTTATCTCCTCGTGTTTTGGAAAGTCAAATAGATGCCAAGAAG GAATTGGAGAAAAGCCTAAAAGCTACTTGTGAGGAGTTCATCATGGCTGTTACTAAGTTAGTTGTGGATCCCATGCTTTCATTTGTTGCCAAG GTGACTGCTGTAAAAGTTGCTTTGTCCTCTGGCAACCAGAATCAGAATGTAGACTCACTTATGGCAAAACCACTAAAGGATCAAGCTTTTGCTACTCCAGATAAGGTGGCTGAACTTGTTCATAAG GTGAATGCTGCTATTCAGCAAGAGCTGCCACCAGTGATGGCAAAGATGAAACTTTATCTGCAGAACCCTTCAACACGGACAATACTTTTCAAACCAGTAAA GACAAATATTGTGGAAGCCCATATTCAAGTGCAATCTCTACTAAAGGCTGAGTATATGCCTGAAGAACAAAGCATCATCAACATGGTGTCAATGCCAGATCTGCAAGCACAGCTTGACAGTCTCCTCTAG
- the LOC102610570 gene encoding DNA repair protein RAD51 homolog — MEQQRNQKTVQQQQQEELEEIQHGPFPVEQLQASGIAALDVKKLKDAGLCTVESVAYSPRKELLQIKGISEAKVDKIIEAASKLVPLGFTSATQLHAQRLEIIQITSGSRELDKILEGGVETGSITEIYGEFRSGKTQLCHTLCVTCQLPLDQGGGEGKAMYIDAEGTFRPQRLLQIADRYGLNGADVLENVAYARAYNTDHQSRLLLEAASMMVETRFALMIVDSATALYRTDFSGRGELSARQMHLAKFLRSLQKLADEFGVAVVITNQVVAQVDGSAIFAGPQIKPIGGNIMAHASTTRLALRKGRGEERICKVISSPCLAEAEARFQISAQGVADVKD; from the exons ATGGAACAACAGAGAAATCAGAAAACGgtacagcaacaacaacaagaggAACTTGAAGAGATACAGCATGGCCCTTTCCCTGTTGAACAGCTTCAG GCATCAGGCATTGCTGCTCTTGACGTCAAGAAGCTGAAAGATGCGGGTCTTTGCACAGTTGAATCTGTTGCTTACTCCCCCAGGAAAGAACTTCTGCAAATTAAAGGAATCAGCGAAGCAAAAGTTGACAAGATCATTGAAGCAG CTTCCAAACTTGTGCCCCTGGGTTTCACCAGTGCTACCCAACTCCATGCCCAGAGGCTTGagataattcaaataacatcTGGCTCGAGAGAGCTTGACAAAATTTTGGAAG GAGGAGTTGAGACAGGATCTATTACTGAGATATATGGTGAGTTTCGATCTGGAAAGACTCAGTTGTGTCACACCTTATGTGTTACATGCCAA CTTCCGTTAGATCAAGGAGGTGGTGAAGGAAAAGCAATGTACATTGATGCTGAGGGCACATTCAGGCCACAGAGACTCTTACAAATAGCAGACAG GTACGGATTAAATGGTGCTGATGTCTTGGAGAATGTGGCCTATGCTAGAGCATATAATACTGATCATCAATCACGACTTTTGCTGGAAGCAGCGTCAATGATGGTGGAGACAAG GTTTGCTCTTATGATAGTGGATAGTGCTACTGCTTTGTATAGAACAGATTTCTCTGGAAGGGGAGAATTATCAGCCCGACAAATGCATCTTGCAAAATTCCTCAGGAGCCTTCAGAAGTTAGCAGATGAG TTTGGCGTGGCTGTTGTGATCACAAATCAAGTAGTTGCACAAGTGGATGGTTCTGCAATCTTTGCTGGACCCCAGATTAAGCCTATTGGAGGCAACATCATGGCTCATGCTTCTACAACGag GCTTGCTCTTCGGAAGGGAAGAGGCGAAGAGCGTATCTGTAAAGTAATAAGTTCTCCATGTCTGGCTGAAGCAGAAGCTCGATTCCAGATTTCTGCTCAAGGTGTAGCTGATGTCAAAGACTGA
- the LOC102610266 gene encoding pectinesterase, with the protein METPPWFTIILLWLLSASMSWGAMHSNNYQNKIQKECSFTRFPILCVQTLMGFESTKHQQHIHLMSALVNKSIAESKLPTSYFSNFSSQLLAKDSQGVRAVTDHCEEMMSMSLKRLEKSLLALQNSPTKNKDDIQTWLGAALTFQQTCKDSVNSLGLSERNEVIKKISQKMDYLSQLTSNPLALVNRIARASYPKNSTYNRRLDEEQGDFPNWVSAKNRKLLQAPRINANVIVAQDGTGNYRTVSEAISAASGNRFVIYVKAGVYKEKIRTNKDGITLIGDGKYTTIITGDDNARRGTSMPATATFTITGDGFIARDIGFHNTAGPQGEQALALNVASDHTVFYRCSIAGYQDTLYALALRQFYRDTDIYGTIDFIFGNAAAVFQNCYLVLRRPKGSYNAITANGRTDPGQNTGFSLQNCKIAAGSDYAPVKHKYNSYLGRPWKQYSRAVVMQSSIDDSISSSGWVEWPGAGGYAKTLYFAEYANVGPGAATSNRVKWPGFHVIGPDVAVKFTVANFIAGTSWLPSTGVIFDGGL; encoded by the exons ATGGAAACTCCTCCATGGTTTACAATAATATTGCTTTGGCTCTTGAGTGCCTCCATGTCATGGGGTGCCATGCATAGTAACAattaccaaaacaaaattcagaAAGAGTGCAGCTTCACTAGATTCCCAATCCTTTGTGTCCAGACATTGATGGGGTTTGAGAGTACAAAACATCAACAACACATCCATCTTATGTCTGCTCTCGTTAACAAAAGCATTGCTGAATCCAAGCTGCCTacttcatatttttctaatttcagCTCCCAGTTACTTGCCAAAGATTCCCAAGGTGTACGTGCTGTCACAG ATCACTGCGAAGAGATGATGAGTATGTCACTCAAACGGCTAGAGAAGTCACTATTAGCCCTACAAAATTCCCCAACAAAAAACAAGGATGACATCCAAACGTGGCTCGGCGCTGCGTTGACTTTCCAGCAAACTTGTAAAGACTCTGTGAATAGCCTCGGTCTCTCAGAGAGAAATGAGGTTAtcaaaaaaatatctcaaaaaatGGATTATTTGTCTCAACTGACCAGTAATCCTTTAGCCCTTGTCAACAGGATAGCCAGGGCTAGTTACCCAAAGAACAGCACATATAATCGGCGTCTAGATGAGGAACAAGGTGATTTTCCCAACTGGGTATCGGCGAAAAATAGGAAACTGCTGCAGGCCCCGCGCATAAATGCAAATGTGATTGTGGCTCAAGATGGAACTGGCAATTATAGAACTGTTTCGGAAGCTATCAGTGCTGCTTCTGGAAATCGTTTTGTGATTTATGTGAAGGCAGGTGTTTATAAGGAGAAAATTCGAACTAACAAGGACGGTATTACTTTGATAGGAGATGGCAAATACACTACTATTATTACTGGTGATGATAATGCTCGTAGAGGCACTTCCATGCCTGCAACCGCCACTTTCA CAATCACAGGTGATGGATTTATCGCACGAGATATCGGATTTCATAACACAGCAGGACCCCAAGGAGAGCAAGCATTAGCTCTAAACGTAGCCTCAGATCATACGGTCTTTTACAGGTGCAGCATTGCAGGCTACCAAGACACACTGTACGCCCTCGCTCTGCGTCAGTTCTACAGAGACACCGACATCTACGGGACCATCGACTTCATATTCGGAAACGCAGCCGCCGTTTTCCAGAACTGTTACCTGGTCCTTCGCCGCCCGAAGGGAAGCTACAATGCTATTACTGCAAACGGGAGGACAGACCCTGGACAAAACACGGGCTTCTCTTTACAGAACTGTAAAATTGCTGCGGGCTCGGACTATGCTCCAGtgaaacataaatataattcttATCTGGGAAGGCCCTGGAAGCAATATTCCAGAGCAGTTGTGATGCAATCGAGCATTGATGATTCGATTTCTTCAAGTGGATGGGTTGAGTGGCCTGGAGCTGGGGGTTATGCGAAGACACTTTATTTTGCCGAGTACGCGAATGTAGGGCCTGGAGCTGCAACTTCAAATCGAGTCAAGTGGCCCGGGTTTCATGTCATTGGACCTGATGTAGCTGTTAAATTCACCGTTGCTAATTTCATTGCTGGCACATCATGGTTGCCTTCAACTGGAGTAATTTTCGATGGTGGCCTCTAA